A window of Candidatus Hydrogenedentota bacterium contains these coding sequences:
- a CDS encoding pyridoxine 5'-phosphate synthase has translation MIELGVNIDHVATLRQARMEKDPDVITAAKICELSGAHQITVHLRQDRRHIQDRDVELLKEVLQIRLNLEMAAVDEIIGIAHRIHPHTVCLVPENRSEVTTEGGLDVAGQVKRLKTVVKGFHDAGIKVSLFIDPDLHQVDASAEAGADYVELHTGAYANAGDLDVSNELQRLVGAAARSIGSGLIFNAGHGLTVRNLRPVASIPGLNEVNIGHNIIARAVFIGLDAAVREILDVLKECSS, from the coding sequence ATGATCGAGCTTGGAGTCAACATTGACCACGTAGCCACGCTCCGCCAGGCGCGAATGGAAAAGGACCCGGACGTTATTACCGCGGCCAAGATCTGCGAACTCAGTGGTGCTCATCAGATCACGGTCCATCTGCGCCAAGACCGCCGGCATATACAGGACCGAGACGTGGAACTGCTGAAGGAAGTGCTTCAGATTCGATTGAACCTCGAGATGGCCGCGGTGGACGAGATCATCGGCATTGCCCATCGCATTCATCCGCACACGGTGTGCCTCGTGCCGGAGAATCGTTCCGAAGTGACCACCGAGGGCGGCCTAGACGTGGCGGGCCAAGTGAAGCGGCTGAAAACCGTTGTGAAAGGTTTTCACGACGCGGGTATCAAGGTTAGTCTCTTTATCGACCCGGACCTGCATCAAGTGGATGCGAGCGCGGAAGCCGGGGCCGACTATGTGGAGCTTCACACGGGGGCGTACGCCAACGCGGGCGATCTCGATGTCTCGAACGAATTGCAGCGGCTGGTTGGGGCTGCGGCGCGCTCGATTGGCAGCGGCCTCATTTTTAACGCGGGACATGGCCTAACCGTCCGCAATCTGCGACCCGTCGCCTCGATACCCGGCCTGAATGAAGTGAACATTGGACACAACATCATCGCGCGCGCTGTCTTTATTGGATTGGACGCTGCGGTCCGCGAGATTCTGGACGTCTTGAAGGAGTGTTCCTCCTAG
- a CDS encoding tetratricopeptide repeat protein: MATLKEGLRTGFLFDRGVRFAELENYTEALTFFEAVTIRDPNSAVAHSNVGYCHFKLGKAEAAVAAYSKARELDQSDPQIPYDLGCVFYAQGQKQQAYEAFREALDRMPSDKEAYSAMEKVRIELKLPATQGFSVPVTLPGSGRLVIEKSPRREAVAEETVSPVAAREPEPKAAPPVKPAKPAPATPAAPAAPAKPAKSVEEWLEEGNEHYSEGRFEEALRAWTEATRAQPGHAKAHNNRAAALLELGKHQEAIEAASEALRIHPGYAVAHMTRGEVYAALGNREAVLREYTALNQLDEDLAKHLLELIEKPSEGKS, encoded by the coding sequence ATGGCGACACTCAAAGAAGGACTACGAACCGGGTTTCTCTTTGACCGAGGCGTGCGGTTCGCGGAGCTTGAAAACTACACCGAAGCGCTTACGTTTTTCGAGGCCGTGACGATTCGCGATCCGAATTCCGCCGTGGCGCATTCGAATGTGGGCTACTGCCACTTCAAGCTGGGCAAAGCGGAAGCGGCAGTTGCTGCCTATTCAAAGGCGAGAGAACTGGACCAAAGCGATCCTCAGATCCCGTATGACCTGGGATGTGTGTTTTACGCGCAGGGGCAGAAGCAACAGGCGTACGAGGCCTTTCGCGAGGCGCTTGACCGAATGCCCTCGGACAAAGAAGCCTATTCGGCCATGGAAAAGGTGCGTATCGAACTGAAGCTCCCGGCAACGCAGGGATTCTCCGTGCCTGTCACGCTTCCCGGTTCCGGGCGCCTGGTCATTGAGAAAAGTCCGCGGCGTGAGGCGGTTGCCGAGGAAACGGTCTCGCCTGTGGCCGCACGGGAGCCCGAACCGAAGGCTGCGCCGCCCGTGAAACCGGCAAAGCCCGCACCTGCGACACCCGCGGCGCCCGCGGCGCCCGCCAAACCGGCCAAGAGTGTCGAGGAATGGCTGGAAGAAGGGAACGAGCACTATTCCGAAGGACGTTTCGAAGAGGCGCTTCGAGCTTGGACCGAAGCAACGCGCGCGCAGCCCGGCCACGCCAAGGCGCACAACAATCGGGCGGCGGCATTGCTGGAATTGGGCAAGCATCAGGAGGCCATCGAAGCGGCAAGCGAGGCACTGCGAATTCACCCTGGTTACGCCGTGGCACACATGACGCGAGGCGAGGTGTATGCGGCGCTGGGAAACCGTGAGGCCGTATTGCGTGAATATACGGCGCTCAATCAGTTGGACGAGGATCTCGCAAAGCACCTTTTGGAGCTCATCGAGAAACCATCGGAGGGGAAGTCATGA
- a CDS encoding RDD family protein, with the protein MKRVRANVLDIQTPEGIVFSLQLAGPVVRFLAWGVDFAAISTLVLIASYLFSFFIIFGQFLLFVGDWAGAAYAVIVFVINMGYNMALEWLWRGQTVGKWLFRLSVMDAQGLRLRFNQIIIRNLLRAADMLPFLYLVGGIASLLSRRSQRLGDLAANTIVVRTTKATSPNLDQILAGKYNSFRDYPHIEARLRQRISPDEARIALQALVRRDTLEPQARVELFAEIAAHFRTLAAFPEEATYAITDEQYVRNVVDAVFRPQPVASGVHSH; encoded by the coding sequence GTGAAGCGCGTGCGAGCCAATGTCCTTGATATCCAGACTCCTGAAGGGATCGTATTTTCGCTCCAACTCGCGGGACCCGTGGTGCGGTTTCTGGCATGGGGCGTCGACTTCGCAGCGATATCGACGTTGGTCCTGATTGCGTCCTATCTGTTTTCGTTCTTTATCATATTCGGCCAATTTCTGCTTTTTGTGGGGGACTGGGCAGGCGCCGCGTATGCGGTGATCGTGTTTGTTATCAACATGGGCTACAACATGGCGCTGGAGTGGCTGTGGCGCGGCCAGACCGTTGGCAAGTGGTTGTTCCGGCTTAGTGTGATGGACGCGCAAGGATTGCGCCTTCGTTTCAACCAGATCATCATACGTAATCTTCTGCGCGCCGCGGACATGCTTCCCTTCTTGTATCTTGTTGGGGGAATTGCGAGTTTGCTTAGCCGCCGTTCGCAGCGTTTGGGCGATCTGGCGGCCAACACGATCGTCGTTCGAACGACCAAAGCGACCAGCCCCAATCTCGATCAGATTCTCGCCGGCAAGTACAACTCCTTTCGCGACTATCCGCACATTGAGGCGCGTCTGAGACAGCGAATCTCTCCCGATGAGGCTCGCATTGCGCTGCAGGCGCTTGTGCGCCGAGACACGCTCGAACCCCAGGCGCGCGTTGAGCTTTTCGCCGAAATTGCAGCGCATTTCCGCACGTTGGCGGCTTTTCCCGAGGAGGCGACGTATGCGATTACGGATGAGCAATACGTCCGCAATGTGGTCGATGCCGTTTTTCGTCCTCAGCCGGTGGCGTCTGGGGTCCATTCTCATTAA
- a CDS encoding stage II sporulation protein M: MIIDLQRFLKEERPHWKELEELLALASVNMEYRMTLEQARRLQYLYERTATGLSKLTTFASEPELRHYLESLVARAYAEIHEERDREKRFSPLKWFLKTFPQTFRRHKWAFGVSCGITLVGILFGGFAVQHDAEAKDVLMPFPNLQIDPRERVEREEEVPEDDKMAGMKAQGMSWYFTHNTKVAIMTMAVGVFWGIGSAILLFYNGVILGAVCLDYIRAHETTFLIGWLLPHGSVEIPAILIAGQAGLVLGAALIGGRDRHSVRGRLRVIAPDLVTLMAGVAIMLAWAGFVESFLSQYHEPVIPYVVKISFGGVELICLAAYLLFAGREKRSRREDRSAP, encoded by the coding sequence GTGATCATCGATTTGCAGCGATTTCTGAAGGAAGAGCGCCCGCATTGGAAAGAGCTTGAGGAGTTGCTTGCGCTCGCGTCGGTGAACATGGAGTATCGGATGACGCTGGAGCAAGCGCGCCGACTTCAATATCTCTATGAACGTACGGCGACGGGTCTTTCCAAGTTGACTACCTTCGCTTCCGAGCCCGAGCTGCGGCACTATCTCGAATCGCTGGTCGCGCGCGCGTATGCGGAGATTCACGAGGAACGCGATCGCGAGAAGCGTTTCTCGCCGCTCAAGTGGTTTCTGAAGACATTCCCTCAGACGTTCCGGAGGCATAAATGGGCGTTTGGCGTGTCGTGCGGCATCACGCTCGTTGGCATTCTATTCGGCGGGTTTGCCGTGCAACACGATGCCGAGGCGAAAGACGTGTTGATGCCGTTCCCGAACCTGCAGATTGATCCGCGGGAGCGCGTCGAGCGGGAGGAAGAGGTTCCTGAAGACGACAAAATGGCGGGAATGAAGGCGCAGGGCATGAGTTGGTACTTCACGCACAACACGAAAGTCGCCATCATGACGATGGCGGTTGGAGTGTTTTGGGGAATAGGGTCGGCCATTCTGCTCTTCTACAACGGCGTCATACTCGGGGCCGTGTGCCTGGATTACATCCGCGCGCACGAGACCACGTTTTTGATCGGTTGGCTGCTGCCGCACGGTTCGGTGGAAATCCCTGCAATTCTCATAGCGGGACAAGCAGGATTGGTGTTGGGCGCCGCACTCATCGGAGGCCGCGATCGGCATTCGGTGCGTGGACGCCTGCGCGTGATTGCCCCTGATTTGGTGACGTTGATGGCGGGTGTCGCGATTATGCTGGCATGGGCCGGATTTGTGGAGTCGTTTTTGTCTCAATACCATGAGCCCGTCATCCCCTATGTAGTGAAGATATCGTTCGGGGGTGTCGAGCTTATTTGTCTGGCGGCGTATTTGCTGTTTGCCGGGCGAGAGAAGCGGTCACGCCGAGAAGATCGGAGTGCGCCGTGA